A portion of the Chryseobacterium tructae genome contains these proteins:
- a CDS encoding prevent-host-death protein: MNYKLELNTQEPNSKIVFHNIIFDTFKINIVERYIGAMNFRPKLSNVLFKVRTLDNELINRKDGNIRVKIKDDNFETYQKLAQSLNSYEYKNKLINRQETDQNYVHFILSLVIANYNLS, from the coding sequence ATGAATTATAAGCTCGAGCTCAATACTCAAGAGCCTAACTCTAAAATTGTTTTTCACAACATCATATTTGATACATTCAAGATCAATATTGTTGAAAGGTATATTGGGGCAATGAATTTCCGTCCAAAACTATCTAATGTTTTATTTAAAGTAAGAACCTTAGATAATGAACTTATTAACAGAAAGGATGGTAACATAAGGGTAAAAATTAAAGATGACAATTTTGAGACCTATCAGAAATTAGCACAGTCTTTAAATTCTTACGAGTATAAAAACAAGCTGATTAACAGACAAGAAACGGATCAGAATTATGTACATTTTATATTGAGCTTGGTGATTGCAAACTATAATCTTAGTTAA
- a CDS encoding DUF488 domain-containing protein yields MSEIVLKRVYENPSPQDGYRILVDRLWPRGLTKEEAYIEEWNKDLAPSSELRKWFHHDTERWKEFSEKYMKELHEKNLGKEFIEQYKDQERITLVYAAKDEQHCHPIILKEYLESFQ; encoded by the coding sequence ATGTCTGAAATTGTATTAAAAAGAGTATATGAAAATCCTTCTCCACAAGATGGTTACCGTATTTTGGTAGATCGTTTGTGGCCTCGTGGCCTCACTAAAGAGGAAGCCTATATTGAAGAATGGAATAAAGATCTGGCTCCATCTTCAGAGCTAAGAAAATGGTTTCACCATGATACGGAACGTTGGAAAGAGTTTTCAGAGAAGTATATGAAGGAACTCCATGAAAAAAATCTTGGGAAAGAATTTATAGAACAATATAAAGATCAGGAAAGAATTACGTTGGTGTATGCTGCAAAAGATGAACAACACTGTCATCCTATTATTTTGAAAGAATATCTGGAAAGCTTTCAATAG
- a CDS encoding DUF4280 domain-containing protein — protein sequence MSENGSEHDGKHFVIQKGKACCNQGDGFPQFKVTSHQKHYWNHKEAKGDYLAVTEEDVQFNPSGTSFGKCRLKPTSGGYLPCVYAPAGKWQKTYGKVKVMGKSCLSEISELMCSTGGIITVKEHGQTSTMNRQNITLADVKSYHFINPFMDLKEAQEEWEEPDPIYE from the coding sequence ATGTCAGAAAATGGATCAGAACATGATGGAAAACACTTTGTTATCCAAAAAGGTAAAGCCTGTTGTAATCAGGGAGATGGTTTCCCTCAGTTTAAGGTGACTTCTCATCAAAAACATTATTGGAATCACAAAGAAGCCAAAGGAGATTATCTCGCAGTAACAGAAGAAGACGTACAGTTTAATCCTTCCGGAACAAGTTTCGGAAAATGCAGACTAAAACCAACATCAGGCGGCTATTTACCTTGCGTCTATGCTCCCGCCGGGAAATGGCAAAAAACCTATGGAAAAGTGAAGGTAATGGGCAAAAGTTGCCTCTCTGAAATTTCTGAACTGATGTGCAGCACCGGTGGAATTATTACAGTGAAGGAACATGGCCAGACTTCTACGATGAACAGACAGAATATAACCTTGGCTGATGTAAAAAGCTACCATTTTATTAATCCGTTTATGGATCTGAAAGAAGCTCAGGAAGAATGGGAAGAACCGGATCCTATCTATGAATAA
- a CDS encoding histone H1 — translation MKELIEKINAEFEAFTTEANQQAEKGNKAAGTRARKSALELSKLFKDFRKVSVEESKK, via the coding sequence ATGAAAGAACTAATTGAAAAAATCAACGCAGAATTTGAAGCGTTCACTACTGAGGCAAACCAACAAGCGGAAAAAGGAAACAAGGCTGCAGGTACAAGAGCTCGTAAATCAGCTTTAGAACTTAGCAAATTGTTCAAGGATTTCAGAAAAGTTTCTGTAGAAGAATCTAAGAAGTAA
- a CDS encoding helix-turn-helix domain-containing protein, whose amino-acid sequence MSDQLETIQDYYKRTRKNVLEVSDADLQTGKSHFNIIPRKYCSFKSPYNRRDYYKICFIIGKGTAHYASHKLYVDRPALFFPSPNIPYTWECEDDFQEGFSCLFNQEFFNVNSEFNLFKKTSLFKEWSKPFIFLTEEQIQLTTMYFEQMYKLNHSSYPFRCSGIKSNLASVLHLALENRVEDVSLNELPANVRLYKLFDELLNKQFPLDSPAYPLSLKTASDFADHLNVHVNHLNSSVKSVTSLTTTQIIKEKIFEESKNLLKYTNWDIAQVGYTLGFEQPSHFNNFFKKHAQTSPLKFKNSY is encoded by the coding sequence ATGAGTGATCAACTGGAAACCATACAAGATTATTACAAACGTACCCGCAAAAATGTTCTCGAAGTATCTGATGCAGATCTTCAGACCGGAAAATCCCATTTCAATATTATTCCGCGAAAGTACTGTAGTTTTAAAAGCCCTTACAACCGACGTGATTACTATAAAATATGCTTCATCATAGGCAAAGGAACAGCTCATTACGCTTCCCATAAATTGTATGTTGACCGCCCAGCCTTATTCTTTCCTTCGCCTAATATTCCTTATACCTGGGAATGTGAAGATGATTTTCAGGAAGGATTTTCATGCCTGTTTAATCAAGAATTCTTTAATGTAAATTCAGAATTCAATCTATTTAAAAAGACATCCTTATTTAAAGAATGGAGCAAACCATTTATATTCCTCACTGAGGAACAGATCCAGTTGACCACCATGTATTTTGAGCAAATGTATAAACTGAACCACTCTTCCTATCCGTTCCGTTGCAGTGGTATTAAAAGTAATCTGGCTTCTGTGTTGCACCTCGCTCTGGAAAACCGGGTTGAAGATGTGAGCCTTAATGAACTTCCTGCCAATGTTCGCTTGTATAAGTTATTTGATGAACTTCTGAACAAACAATTTCCTTTAGACTCTCCGGCCTATCCTTTGTCTTTAAAAACAGCCTCAGATTTTGCAGATCATCTGAATGTACATGTCAACCATTTGAATTCATCTGTAAAATCAGTGACAAGCCTTACCACCACACAAATCATTAAAGAAAAAATATTTGAGGAGTCTAAAAATCTGTTGAAATACACCAACTGGGATATTGCTCAGGTTGGTTATACTCTAGGCTTTGAGCAGCCTTCTCATTTCAATAACTTCTTTAAAAAGCATGCACAGACTTCTCCGCTGAAGTTTAAGAATTCTTACTAG
- a CDS encoding MFS transporter, translated as MLREASEKRIRLITIMAFVSIPLSGFVTDIYLPSFPSMAKEMMVSEKDIQITLTSYLLSYGVSQLFVGGILDSIGRYRPKLLALFILILSSIFITMTNSILLICLLRILQGIAVSVLVVATRAIFVDIYDAEKVKHYLSYFTIAWSCGPILAPFLGGYLEKLFNWHANFYFLAFYAGFLFLFEWFFSGESLPQKKKLDLSENISLYSMMLKNKIFMLGIIILGLSYSIVMLFNITGPFIIENTFHFTPVVIGYCTLILGFSWMIGGFIGKRRLSLDFTPRILFPIILQLILIAGLITTSYFAESLYIMIPFAFFIHICSGVLFTSFFTTSMLYFPKNAGTAGGLMGGLVYVITSVTSFIISVSGTVTEQKDLSWRYLIIAVLLLGVILIMHQAVKKEKAEN; from the coding sequence ATGTTGAGAGAAGCATCTGAGAAACGCATCAGATTAATAACCATTATGGCCTTTGTGTCTATCCCGCTTTCTGGGTTTGTCACTGATATTTACCTGCCCTCTTTCCCCTCTATGGCTAAGGAAATGATGGTCTCGGAAAAAGATATACAGATCACCTTAACGTCTTACCTGCTAAGCTATGGAGTTTCCCAGTTATTTGTTGGAGGAATTCTGGACAGCATTGGTCGTTACCGTCCTAAATTACTGGCTTTATTTATTTTGATATTGAGCAGTATTTTCATTACAATGACTAACAGTATTTTGTTAATATGTCTGCTTCGTATTCTTCAGGGTATTGCCGTTTCAGTACTTGTTGTTGCTACACGGGCGATTTTTGTTGACATTTATGATGCTGAAAAAGTAAAGCATTACCTGAGTTATTTTACGATTGCCTGGTCTTGCGGCCCTATTCTCGCTCCTTTCCTTGGCGGGTATCTTGAAAAGCTTTTTAACTGGCATGCTAACTTCTACTTCTTAGCCTTTTATGCAGGTTTTTTATTTCTGTTCGAATGGTTCTTCAGTGGTGAAAGCCTTCCCCAGAAAAAGAAGTTGGATCTTTCGGAGAATATCAGTCTGTATTCAATGATGCTTAAAAATAAGATCTTCATGCTGGGTATCATCATTTTGGGATTGAGTTATTCTATTGTAATGCTATTCAATATCACCGGGCCATTTATTATTGAAAATACATTCCACTTTACGCCTGTAGTAATTGGCTATTGTACTTTAATTTTGGGTTTTTCATGGATGATTGGTGGTTTTATCGGAAAGCGTAGACTTTCTCTGGACTTTACCCCCAGAATTTTGTTCCCTATTATCCTTCAATTGATACTTATCGCAGGATTAATCACTACCAGCTATTTTGCGGAAAGCCTTTATATTATGATTCCTTTTGCCTTTTTTATTCATATCTGTTCAGGGGTCTTATTTACTTCGTTTTTCACAACAAGTATGTTGTATTTCCCTAAAAATGCGGGGACAGCCGGTGGATTGATGGGTGGATTGGTATATGTGATCACGTCTGTAACCAGTTTTATTATTTCTGTAAGTGGAACAGTAACGGAACAGAAAGATCTTTCCTGGCGTTACCTGATCATTGCTGTTTTATTATTGGGGGTGATACTTATTATGCACCAGGCCGTTAAAAAAGAAAAAGCAGAGAATTGA
- a CDS encoding PLP-dependent aminotransferase family protein, which yields MKTYKYETFTAVIEEQIRNGILQSGDKLPSIRDIKERYTLSISSVQNGFEYLIIKGLVESIPRSGYFVARKRDEDIPEGKAKFSPVARDEAFMKNILLTSKRISESSSFNTTVPGDLLIPQKLILRTMQEVIREKGAALLRYYPSNGLEALRKQITKQMGIYGCRFNPDELIITDGALQALTIALSSVTKAGDVVAVDSPCVFSILEVIANLDLKVIEIPVHYRNGFDTEYFRKVCGENDVRALIVTPNFHNPTGIMMNDDTKKEILKIADGHQIGIIENDMYSDLYFEEKRPSSIKSFDKKGSVMIYSSFSKTLAPGIRLGWLYAGRFYSKAERTKFVLGRSVSPLYQELILKLLQENRYERHLRQFRKKLNQQAVQLLEVLRKSFPEGSYFHRPQGGYSIWAQMPEHMDMKKFYKYCEANKILFTPGGTFSHTDHYDHHFRVVFTERITPDSLRLLEETGKKAREFILIGD from the coding sequence ATGAAAACCTATAAATATGAAACTTTTACAGCGGTTATTGAAGAACAGATTCGAAATGGAATTTTACAGAGCGGCGATAAGCTGCCATCTATCCGGGATATAAAGGAAAGGTATACCCTAAGCATAAGTTCTGTTCAAAATGGGTTCGAATATCTGATAATTAAAGGTTTGGTGGAAAGCATTCCTAGGTCAGGTTATTTTGTCGCCAGAAAAAGAGATGAAGATATCCCTGAGGGTAAGGCAAAATTCTCTCCGGTTGCCAGAGATGAAGCATTTATGAAAAATATATTGTTGACTTCCAAACGGATTTCAGAATCGAGTTCTTTTAATACAACTGTGCCTGGTGATCTTTTGATTCCCCAAAAACTGATTTTAAGAACAATGCAGGAAGTAATCCGTGAAAAAGGAGCCGCTCTGCTGAGATATTACCCGTCTAATGGACTTGAAGCCCTGAGAAAGCAGATTACCAAGCAAATGGGAATTTATGGCTGTAGGTTCAATCCTGATGAACTGATTATCACAGATGGTGCTTTGCAGGCGTTAACAATTGCATTAAGTTCTGTTACTAAAGCTGGTGATGTAGTGGCCGTGGATAGCCCATGTGTATTTTCCATATTGGAAGTGATTGCCAATCTGGATTTGAAAGTGATTGAGATTCCTGTTCATTATCGAAATGGTTTTGATACCGAATATTTTCGGAAAGTTTGTGGCGAAAATGATGTTCGAGCTCTTATAGTCACTCCAAATTTCCATAATCCAACCGGAATTATGATGAATGATGATACCAAGAAAGAAATATTGAAAATTGCAGATGGCCATCAAATAGGGATTATAGAAAATGATATGTATTCTGATCTTTATTTTGAAGAAAAAAGACCATCCAGTATTAAAAGCTTTGACAAGAAAGGTTCGGTGATGATCTATTCTTCATTTTCAAAGACACTGGCTCCCGGGATTCGTTTAGGCTGGTTGTATGCGGGACGTTTTTATTCCAAAGCAGAAAGAACGAAGTTTGTATTGGGAAGATCTGTTTCTCCCCTTTATCAGGAACTTATTTTAAAACTTTTGCAAGAAAACAGGTATGAAAGACATCTCCGTCAATTTCGAAAAAAACTCAATCAACAGGCCGTTCAGCTTCTTGAAGTCCTGAGGAAGTCCTTTCCGGAAGGTTCTTATTTTCATAGACCTCAAGGAGGATACAGCATCTGGGCGCAAATGCCAGAGCATATGGATATGAAGAAATTCTATAAATATTGCGAAGCAAATAAGATTTTATTTACGCCCGGAGGCACATTTTCGCATACAGATCACTATGATCATCATTTTAGAGTAGTCTTTACCGAAAGAATTACCCCTGACAGTCTTCGTTTATTGGAAGAAACGGGAAAGAAAGCCCGTGAGTTTATTCTTATTGGAGATTAA
- a CDS encoding HAD family hydrolase, with translation MSYKNLIFDLDGTLWDSRATIIKIWNDVLGKHQLIQQELKPDDMNQYMGLLAHDILKDMLPGISELQIQELLSEVVAEENKVLKIQGGILYPGVEDTLKSLANTHNLFIVSNCQDGYIESFLEYYQFNSLFTDFESHGRTQKTKSENIQLLMERNNLSMEDSVYVGDTQTDYDSAASNELPFIFCDYGFGKLSKQHEAQISKFSDVKNYI, from the coding sequence TTGAGTTATAAAAATTTAATTTTCGATCTGGATGGAACTTTATGGGATTCCAGAGCAACCATTATCAAAATATGGAATGATGTTTTAGGTAAGCATCAATTGATACAACAGGAACTAAAACCCGACGACATGAATCAGTATATGGGTTTACTGGCTCATGATATTCTGAAGGATATGCTTCCCGGGATTTCGGAGCTACAGATTCAGGAGCTACTTTCTGAAGTGGTAGCTGAAGAAAACAAGGTATTGAAGATACAAGGTGGTATTCTTTATCCTGGGGTTGAAGATACTTTGAAAAGTCTAGCCAATACGCACAATCTTTTTATTGTAAGCAATTGTCAGGACGGATATATTGAGTCTTTTTTAGAATATTACCAATTTAATAGTCTCTTTACAGACTTTGAATCTCACGGACGGACTCAAAAAACGAAGTCAGAAAACATACAGCTTCTCATGGAAAGAAATAATTTATCTATGGAAGATTCTGTTTATGTTGGAGATACGCAGACGGATTATGATTCTGCAGCTTCCAACGAATTGCCTTTTATATTCTGTGACTATGGTTTTGGAAAGCTTTCCAAACAACATGAAGCGCAGATTTCAAAATTCTCTGACGTAAAGAATTATATTTAA
- a CDS encoding Tex family protein — MTTVEFIQKQLDISEKSINNTLQLLAEDCTIPFISRYRKDKTGNLDEVQIEQIAKISKQFDEIVKRKESILKSIEEQDALTPELQQRIEDSFDMQELEDLYLPFKKRKKTKADAAKEKGLEPLARIIMSQKNNDVQFLASKYLNNDVPSEADALQGARDIMAEWINENMYVRKNLRRLFQRKAVVTSKVVKAKKEEEDAQKFSQYFEWEENLSRTPSHRLLAMLRAEAEGFVKTNVGIDKEEAIDFIEKAIIKSNNESSEQIALAIKDSYKRLLEPAISNEALQEAKEKADKKAIDIFSENLSQLLLAPPLGEKRILAIDPGYRSGCKVVCLDEKGDLLHNETLYPHAPQNESGMAMKKIRSMVNAYNIEAISIGNGTASRETEFFIKKIAFDKPLQVFVVSEAGASVYSASKIARDEFPSYDVTVRGAVSIGRRLSDPLAELVKIDPKSIGVGQYQHDVDQTQLKNELDSTVMKCVNSVGINLNTASKSLLSYVSGIGEKMAENIVNYRAENGAFEDRKQLKKVPRLGEKAFQQAAAFVRINNSKNPLDNSAVHPEAYGIVEKMAKDLGIKTSELIASKEKIALIQAENYITGDIGILGIKDILKELEKPGLDPRKAAKVFEFDPSVKSIRDLKSGMILPGIVNNITAFGCFVDLGIKESGLVHISQLKDGFVSDVNEVVKLHQHVRVKVTEVDEARKRVQLSMIL; from the coding sequence ATGACGACCGTAGAATTTATACAGAAGCAGCTCGATATTTCTGAGAAGAGCATCAACAATACTTTACAATTATTAGCAGAAGACTGTACCATTCCTTTTATTTCCCGTTACCGAAAGGATAAAACCGGAAATCTGGATGAAGTACAGATTGAGCAGATCGCCAAGATCAGCAAGCAGTTTGATGAAATTGTCAAAAGAAAAGAATCTATTTTAAAATCTATAGAAGAACAGGATGCTTTAACACCTGAGCTTCAACAAAGAATTGAAGACAGCTTTGATATGCAGGAGCTGGAAGACTTATATCTTCCTTTTAAGAAACGTAAGAAGACCAAAGCAGATGCTGCTAAGGAAAAAGGATTAGAGCCTTTAGCCAGGATCATTATGAGCCAGAAGAACAATGATGTACAGTTTCTGGCCTCTAAATATTTGAATAATGATGTTCCTTCTGAAGCAGATGCGTTACAGGGAGCCAGAGACATCATGGCAGAATGGATCAATGAGAACATGTATGTTCGTAAGAACCTGCGTCGTTTGTTCCAGCGTAAGGCTGTTGTTACTTCTAAAGTGGTAAAGGCTAAAAAGGAAGAAGAGGATGCCCAGAAGTTCTCTCAATATTTCGAATGGGAAGAAAACCTCAGCAGAACCCCTTCTCACAGGCTTTTGGCGATGTTGAGAGCAGAAGCGGAAGGTTTTGTGAAAACCAATGTAGGAATTGACAAAGAAGAAGCTATCGATTTTATTGAAAAAGCGATTATCAAATCTAATAATGAAAGCTCTGAACAGATTGCTTTAGCCATCAAAGACAGTTATAAAAGACTTCTGGAGCCTGCTATTTCCAATGAAGCTTTACAGGAAGCAAAAGAAAAGGCAGATAAAAAAGCAATTGATATCTTTTCTGAGAATCTGAGTCAGTTGTTGTTGGCTCCGCCATTGGGAGAAAAAAGGATTCTTGCGATTGATCCCGGTTACAGAAGTGGCTGTAAAGTGGTTTGTCTGGATGAAAAAGGAGATCTTCTGCATAATGAGACCCTCTACCCTCACGCTCCACAGAATGAATCCGGAATGGCGATGAAAAAGATCCGTTCTATGGTGAATGCTTACAATATTGAAGCAATTTCTATCGGAAACGGGACTGCAAGCCGTGAAACGGAGTTTTTTATCAAGAAGATTGCTTTTGATAAGCCTTTACAGGTTTTTGTGGTTTCGGAAGCGGGAGCCTCGGTATATTCTGCCAGTAAAATTGCAAGAGATGAGTTTCCAAGTTATGATGTAACGGTTCGTGGTGCGGTTTCTATCGGCAGAAGACTTTCTGACCCGTTGGCTGAACTGGTAAAAATTGATCCAAAATCGATTGGTGTTGGGCAATATCAGCATGATGTGGATCAGACTCAATTGAAAAATGAGCTGGATTCTACCGTGATGAAATGTGTAAACTCTGTAGGAATTAACCTGAATACAGCCAGTAAATCTTTATTAAGCTATGTTTCCGGGATTGGTGAAAAAATGGCTGAAAACATTGTGAATTACCGGGCTGAAAATGGTGCTTTTGAGGACAGAAAGCAGCTTAAGAAAGTTCCGAGACTTGGAGAAAAGGCTTTCCAGCAAGCAGCAGCGTTTGTAAGAATCAACAATTCAAAAAATCCATTGGATAATTCTGCGGTACACCCTGAAGCTTATGGTATTGTAGAAAAAATGGCAAAGGATCTGGGGATTAAAACTAGCGAACTGATTGCCAGCAAGGAAAAAATTGCTTTGATACAAGCTGAAAATTATATTACAGGAGACATTGGAATCCTGGGAATCAAAGATATTTTAAAGGAACTTGAAAAACCGGGCTTAGATCCGAGAAAAGCAGCCAAGGTATTTGAGTTTGATCCTAGTGTAAAAAGCATTAGAGACCTGAAATCAGGCATGATTTTACCAGGAATCGTGAATAATATTACGGCTTTCGGATGTTTTGTGGATCTTGGAATCAAAGAAAGTGGATTGGTTCACATTTCACAGCTAAAGGACGGATTTGTATCGGATGTGAATGAAGTCGTAAAATTACATCAGCATGTAAGAGTAAAGGTAACAGAAGTGGATGAGGCAAGGAAAAGAGTGCAACTGAGTATGATCTTGTAA
- a CDS encoding lactonase family protein, translating into MLVILASLKLCAQNTYVFFGSFNHDKETEGIYVYELDTLKGRLSKITSARGVLNPSFLTLSQDGKYVFACTESKTKNAGSVSSFEFDREKKSLTFINSQKTGGENPVYLSAHKNGKWLINGNYTEGSTSVYPISENGQIQPRVQNFQFSEGSVNQDRQDRAHIHSTVFSPDFKYVFLPDLGADKIRTYQFESDKKEPLVEAEKPFTPTTLGSGPRHFTFHPNGKLAYCIEEMGGAVSVYTYDNGKLEPIQRINTHSDQFKDDFESSDIHISPDGRYLYASNRGNENNIAIFSILNDGTLKTVGYQSTKGNHPRTFTIDSTGKFLIVAHPVSGTAVVFKRNAETGLLKKVGREVKLNGVSTVQIRKY; encoded by the coding sequence ATGCTTGTTATTCTAGCAAGTCTGAAATTGTGTGCACAAAATACCTATGTATTTTTCGGGTCATTTAATCATGATAAAGAAACTGAAGGAATCTATGTCTATGAATTGGATACTCTCAAAGGAAGACTTTCAAAAATAACATCCGCGAGAGGAGTTTTGAATCCGTCATTTCTGACTTTATCCCAGGATGGCAAATATGTTTTTGCCTGTACTGAAAGTAAAACAAAAAACGCAGGAAGTGTGAGCAGCTTTGAATTCGATCGTGAAAAGAAATCGCTTACTTTTATTAATAGCCAGAAAACTGGTGGCGAAAATCCAGTGTATTTATCAGCTCATAAAAACGGAAAATGGCTGATCAATGGAAATTATACGGAAGGAAGTACTTCCGTTTATCCTATTTCAGAAAATGGGCAGATACAGCCAAGGGTTCAGAATTTTCAATTCTCAGAAGGAAGTGTAAATCAAGATAGGCAAGATAGAGCTCATATTCATTCCACTGTGTTTTCTCCTGATTTTAAGTATGTGTTTTTACCGGATCTGGGAGCCGATAAAATCCGAACTTATCAATTTGAAAGTGATAAAAAAGAACCATTGGTGGAAGCTGAAAAACCTTTTACACCTACTACTTTAGGAAGTGGCCCTAGGCATTTTACCTTTCATCCCAATGGAAAATTAGCCTACTGCATTGAAGAAATGGGTGGAGCTGTAAGTGTTTACACGTATGATAACGGAAAACTGGAACCCATTCAGAGAATCAATACCCATTCCGATCAGTTTAAAGATGATTTTGAGAGCTCAGATATCCATATCTCTCCAGACGGACGTTATTTGTATGCTTCGAATCGAGGAAATGAAAATAATATAGCCATATTTTCTATTTTGAATGATGGCACTTTGAAAACTGTAGGGTATCAATCTACAAAAGGAAATCACCCGCGGACCTTTACAATAGACAGTACGGGAAAATTCTTGATTGTAGCACATCCGGTAAGTGGAACCGCCGTTGTTTTTAAACGAAATGCTGAAACGGGATTACTGAAAAAAGTTGGCCGGGAAGTAAAATTGAATGGAGTTTCTACCGTACAGATCAGAAAGTATTAA
- a CDS encoding L,D-transpeptidase family protein: protein MTSKHILKASPNVNIANPTHSPEFPKKQKTKETSPPQKKSPVAPREKEVKPDKPKPKEETPKFPQTPAAKKQADPEGKIIHAAFTDATGKPLERAKTGDAISIKIVTQSMKGKNVKVRIWEEDFSRYSNDLVYEKSVTLAFDTTNFINGIILTKDMYTKSYEWGEGNEREYFIEVEHLNTSVTSQAIPVSRDAEPMKVDANDSVAVIKEKEKEEKKINCICQEQYKDLIWGGKVSCEFRKKVVEICKDLWPKNYMVMANNLMACMAWETGESFSPSAKNPKSSATGLIQFMADTAKDLGTTTNALAKMTAVKQLDYVKKYFENIRNKDYEFVDFYLRILFPASMGKPDEHVVFSREGEGLNKSDRNYKERINAYGVNSGFDTNPKYGNGDGMVTKGEIKKGIQKYIDKGKLNKIKVFDCQKGSPVKTLLPEKGTWNVIITEHYTGSKCTHIERTPIRNNCRRGKIEVFDHKGDIVFTIVDCLLEGIKGEDRSKTSADVPYGVYQINQSIPFYSSTATNKITYGPNPRLVFEPIKGSKDEADNSGRSAIRIHGGRQEGYPVKTLKRTEGCIRIYDKDAKEFYTWWTEFKKTNPGVKPGKVIIKK from the coding sequence ATGACTTCCAAACATATTCTAAAGGCCAGTCCCAATGTAAATATTGCTAATCCGACTCATAGTCCGGAATTTCCCAAAAAGCAAAAAACTAAAGAAACTAGCCCTCCTCAAAAGAAATCTCCCGTTGCACCGAGGGAAAAAGAAGTAAAACCCGATAAACCCAAGCCTAAAGAAGAAACTCCGAAGTTCCCCCAAACTCCGGCTGCAAAAAAGCAGGCTGATCCTGAAGGGAAAATCATACATGCAGCCTTTACAGATGCTACAGGAAAGCCTTTGGAAAGGGCTAAAACAGGCGATGCCATATCTATTAAGATCGTCACTCAAAGTATGAAAGGGAAAAATGTAAAGGTCAGAATCTGGGAAGAAGACTTTTCAAGGTATAGCAATGATCTGGTATATGAAAAATCAGTAACACTGGCTTTTGATACTACCAATTTTATCAATGGTATTATCCTTACCAAAGATATGTACACCAAAAGTTACGAATGGGGAGAAGGTAACGAAAGGGAGTATTTCATAGAAGTTGAACATCTCAATACTTCTGTAACCTCTCAGGCGATCCCTGTAAGCCGGGATGCAGAGCCGATGAAAGTGGATGCTAATGATTCTGTTGCGGTGATTAAGGAGAAGGAAAAAGAAGAGAAAAAGATAAATTGTATATGTCAGGAACAATATAAAGATTTAATCTGGGGTGGTAAAGTAAGTTGTGAATTTAGAAAAAAAGTAGTTGAGATATGTAAGGATTTATGGCCTAAAAATTATATGGTAATGGCTAATAATCTTATGGCTTGTATGGCTTGGGAAACAGGAGAAAGTTTCAGCCCTTCTGCTAAAAATCCTAAGTCTTCAGCGACAGGGTTAATTCAATTTATGGCTGATACAGCTAAAGATTTAGGAACTACTACAAATGCACTTGCAAAGATGACGGCAGTAAAGCAACTGGATTATGTAAAGAAATACTTTGAAAATATCAGAAATAAAGATTATGAATTTGTTGATTTTTATTTAAGAATTCTATTCCCTGCTTCAATGGGAAAACCTGATGAACATGTTGTGTTTAGTAGAGAGGGAGAAGGTTTGAATAAAAGCGATAGAAACTATAAAGAGAGGATAAATGCTTATGGAGTAAATTCTGGATTTGATACAAATCCCAAATATGGCAATGGAGATGGGATGGTAACAAAAGGAGAAATAAAAAAAGGAATTCAAAAGTATATTGATAAAGGAAAATTAAATAAAATTAAGGTGTTTGACTGTCAGAAAGGCAGTCCTGTTAAAACTTTATTACCTGAAAAAGGAACTTGGAACGTGATAATTACTGAACATTATACCGGTAGTAAATGTACCCACATAGAACGTACTCCAATTAGAAATAACTGCAGAAGAGGAAAAATAGAGGTTTTTGATCATAAAGGAGATATAGTATTTACAATAGTTGATTGTTTACTGGAAGGAATAAAAGGAGAGGATAGAAGTAAAACTTCAGCTGACGTTCCTTATGGAGTCTATCAAATCAATCAAAGCATACCTTTTTATAGCTCTACAGCCACAAACAAAATTACCTATGGCCCAAACCCAAGATTAGTTTTTGAACCCATTAAAGGAAGTAAAGATGAGGCAGATAATAGTGGCAGATCTGCAATTAGAATACATGGAGGAAGACAGGAAGGTTATCCTGTTAAAACGTTAAAGAGAACGGAAGGGTGTATAAGAATTTACGATAAGGATGCAAAAGAATTCTATACTTGGTGGACTGAATTTAAAAAAACGAATCCAGGCGTGAAGCCCGGAAAAGTAATAATTAAAAAATAA